The proteins below are encoded in one region of Campylobacter helveticus:
- a CDS encoding DMT family transporter, translating to MSWFFLFLAGCMEIFGVVAMKKLVLTRRKIYLLVILVQFSLSFGFLSLAMREISMATAYAIWTGIGAAGGVIVGVIFFKENKSLSKLFFLGLILASSVGLKFISN from the coding sequence ATGAGCTGGTTTTTTCTCTTTTTAGCTGGTTGTATGGAAATTTTTGGCGTTGTAGCGATGAAAAAACTAGTTCTTACGAGACGCAAAATTTATCTTCTTGTTATTTTGGTGCAGTTTTCCTTAAGCTTTGGCTTTCTTTCACTAGCGATGCGAGAAATTTCTATGGCAACGGCTTATGCGATATGGACTGGCATTGGGGCAGCTGGAGGCGTGATAGTGGGCGTTATATTTTTTAAGGAAAATAAAAGCCTTTCTAAGCTCTTTTTTCTAGGACTTATCCTAGCTTCAAGTGTGGGCTTGAAATTTATCTCAAACTAA